In Hydrogenovibrio thermophilus, the following are encoded in one genomic region:
- a CDS encoding M23 family metallopeptidase, with protein sequence MNQLKASLHFILLLTLIFLFVVQFATASQPAEKQRLPLPPLTDTAHLTDKTPDNGWHKHHITIQKNGSLSQALDALGIPAGTSFKIATTQHGEWLTQLRVGDALDIWTDQQNQLQKILYPKHDATHYQLIRQDNDDFLIQKIEHPVETKVETAAGTIQHSFYLSGTEAGLSAKTIMNLADIFSWEIDFIRQLRPGDPFKVIYEKHFINGQYIGDGDILAAEITTAGNERHTAFLLRDANDEKVGYYDENRRNLRKAFLRNPVDYVRITSRYKPKRYHPVLKKWRAHRGVDYGGPIGTPIHVTGDGQIVKRAWSRSYGRVIFVKHAGKYTTVYAHMSKFGKYKKGDWVRQGDTIGYIGQTGLASGPHLHYEFRKSGRHVDPLKVKFPDAGPVPKQYRARFDQYAGLMTAQMDRLNPHTQLVSNFE encoded by the coding sequence GTGAACCAGTTAAAAGCAAGCTTACATTTTATACTGTTACTGACACTGATTTTCTTGTTTGTCGTGCAGTTCGCCACCGCCTCCCAACCGGCGGAGAAGCAGCGACTCCCTCTTCCGCCGCTCACGGATACCGCTCACCTCACCGACAAAACGCCCGATAACGGCTGGCATAAACACCATATCACCATTCAGAAAAACGGCAGCCTGTCGCAAGCACTCGACGCCCTCGGCATTCCGGCCGGCACCAGTTTTAAAATCGCTACCACTCAACACGGTGAATGGTTGACGCAATTGCGCGTCGGCGATGCCTTGGATATCTGGACCGACCAGCAGAACCAGTTGCAGAAAATCCTCTACCCGAAACACGATGCCACCCACTACCAGTTAATCCGCCAAGACAACGATGATTTTTTGATTCAAAAAATCGAACATCCGGTGGAAACCAAAGTGGAAACCGCCGCCGGCACCATCCAACATTCGTTTTACCTGAGCGGCACCGAAGCCGGACTCAGCGCCAAAACCATTATGAACCTGGCGGATATCTTTTCGTGGGAAATCGACTTCATTCGCCAGCTACGCCCAGGCGACCCGTTCAAAGTCATCTACGAAAAACATTTCATCAACGGTCAATACATCGGTGACGGCGACATTCTCGCCGCCGAAATCACCACCGCCGGTAACGAACGCCATACCGCCTTTTTATTACGAGACGCCAACGATGAAAAAGTGGGCTATTACGATGAAAACCGTCGCAATTTACGTAAAGCTTTTTTACGTAATCCGGTGGACTATGTACGCATCACCTCCCGCTACAAACCAAAGCGCTACCACCCTGTTTTGAAAAAATGGCGTGCTCACCGCGGTGTGGATTACGGCGGACCGATCGGCACTCCGATTCACGTCACTGGTGACGGCCAAATCGTCAAACGGGCTTGGAGCCGCAGTTATGGCCGCGTGATTTTCGTCAAGCATGCCGGAAAATACACCACTGTTTATGCCCACATGTCCAAATTCGGCAAATACAAAAAAGGCGACTGGGTACGTCAGGGCGATACCATCGGCTACATCGGTCAAACCGGCTTGGCTTCGGGCCCGCATTTGCACTATGAATTCCGCAAAAGCGGCCGTCACGTGGATCCATTGAAAGTCAAATTCCCGGACGCCGGCCCAGTACCGAAACAGTACCGCGCCCGTTTC
- a CDS encoding sulfurtransferase TusA family protein, translated as MPEAQRIDAKGLKCPMPVIKLQQSVRQSSSGERLIIECTDPGAEKDIRSWCKVNKHPFIGANPTDYGCDIEVEVG; from the coding sequence ATGCCCGAAGCACAGCGGATTGACGCAAAAGGCCTCAAATGCCCAATGCCGGTGATTAAATTGCAGCAAAGCGTTCGCCAGTCATCATCCGGCGAACGCCTGATTATCGAATGCACCGACCCGGGCGCCGAAAAGGACATACGTAGCTGGTGTAAGGTCAACAAGCACCCGTTCATTGGCGCAAACCCAACGGATTACGGCTGCGACATTGAAGTCGAAGTCGGCTGA
- the glyQ gene encoding glycine--tRNA ligase subunit alpha, translated as MSNNAATDISTFQGLIQTLQAFWAEQGCVIMQPYDNEMGAGTFHPSTFLKAVGPEPWRAAYVQPCRRPTDGRYGENPNRLQHYYQFQVMLKPSPDNIQELYLESLKTLGIDPLEHDIRFVEDNWESPTLGAWGLGWEVWMNGMEVTQFTYFQQVGGLECRPVTGEITYGLERIAMYLQGVNSVYDLTWVNGPEGKVTYGDVFHQNEVEMSTYNFEKADTEILFRTFDECETVFGKLVADKLPLPAYEQVLKASHAFNLLDARHAISVTERARFIGRVRNMAKQIAEAYYEGREALGFPLVKEGGR; from the coding sequence GTGTCTAACAACGCGGCAACGGATATTTCAACTTTTCAAGGGTTGATCCAAACCCTTCAAGCCTTCTGGGCAGAGCAAGGTTGCGTCATTATGCAACCGTACGACAACGAAATGGGAGCGGGAACCTTCCATCCATCCACCTTTCTAAAAGCCGTCGGCCCGGAGCCATGGCGTGCGGCCTATGTTCAGCCATGCCGCCGTCCAACCGACGGTCGCTACGGTGAAAACCCGAACCGTTTGCAGCATTATTATCAGTTCCAAGTCATGCTGAAGCCGTCGCCGGATAACATTCAGGAATTGTATCTGGAATCGTTGAAAACCCTTGGCATCGACCCGTTGGAACATGATATTCGTTTTGTGGAAGACAACTGGGAGTCGCCCACCTTGGGCGCCTGGGGCTTGGGCTGGGAAGTTTGGATGAACGGGATGGAAGTGACCCAGTTCACCTATTTCCAACAAGTCGGCGGCTTGGAATGCCGTCCGGTGACCGGTGAAATCACTTACGGTCTGGAGCGCATCGCCATGTACCTGCAAGGCGTCAACAGCGTGTACGACCTGACTTGGGTGAATGGGCCGGAAGGCAAAGTCACTTATGGGGATGTGTTCCATCAAAACGAAGTGGAAATGTCGACCTATAACTTCGAAAAAGCCGATACCGAAATTTTGTTCCGTACCTTTGACGAATGCGAGACCGTGTTCGGAAAACTGGTGGCGGACAAGCTGCCGTTGCCGGCTTACGAGCAGGTATTGAAAGCATCGCATGCCTTTAACCTATTGGATGCGCGTCATGCCATCAGTGTGACGGAGCGTGCCCGCTTTATCGGGCGAGTGCGTAACATGGCGAAGCAAATCGCCGAAGCCTATTATGAAGGACGAGAAGCCCTCGGCTTCCCTCTGGTGAAAGAGGGAGGACGATAA
- the glyS gene encoding glycine--tRNA ligase subunit beta: protein MDMNTTDFLVEIGTEELPPKALKTLSKAFVDGVKAGLDEAELRYESALGYAAPRRLAVRVQGLQARQEDKTVERKGPAKKAAFDADGNPTKALQGFARGCGADVADLSEMETDKGVWMVYYLEQKGQAAADLLPEIVNQALAKLPIPKRMRWGSSDVEFVRPVHWVMMLLDGAVVPATVLGHETSNVTHGHRFHAPQAIEIARPGDYLTVLREQGYVEADFDARQERIRQQVIAAAESVNGVAEIDESLLEEVAALNEWPTAVVGDFDESFLNVPSEALISAMKGHQKYFHILDANGRLMAKFITLSNIESSNPESVKKGNERVIRPRLSDAKFFWDQDRKQPLDDFLPRLKTVVFQQKLGTLYDKVERLETLAVKIGKPLGEASQILERAARLSKCDLMSEMVGEFPDLQGVMGRYYAQAQNENALVSEAIDGQYQPRFAGDALPASTVSQALAIADKLDTITGIYGIGQVPTGDKDPFALRRSALGLMRIIIEKELDLDLRLLIQFSLDLHSEITASETLVDEIYDFIVSRLKAYYAAKGVSAEQFEAVRVCAPAHPLDFGKRIDAVCQFSDMEGAESLSAANKRIANILKKYDGDLPEEVDTTLFEEAAEKALFEALDALRETVSSQIAGRDYAAAMALLATIRQPVDAFFDQVMVMADSEAVKQNRLALLNQIYQLFLQVADISRL, encoded by the coding sequence ATGGATATGAATACAACGGATTTTTTAGTTGAAATCGGAACCGAAGAACTGCCGCCGAAGGCCTTGAAAACCCTTTCGAAAGCGTTTGTGGACGGTGTCAAAGCTGGTTTGGATGAAGCGGAACTGCGTTATGAATCCGCGCTCGGCTACGCGGCACCACGCCGTTTGGCGGTGAGGGTGCAAGGTTTGCAGGCCCGTCAGGAAGATAAGACCGTCGAACGCAAAGGGCCGGCCAAGAAAGCGGCCTTTGATGCGGACGGAAATCCGACCAAAGCGCTGCAAGGCTTTGCGCGCGGCTGCGGTGCCGATGTTGCCGACTTATCGGAAATGGAAACCGATAAGGGTGTCTGGATGGTTTACTATCTGGAGCAAAAAGGCCAAGCGGCCGCCGATTTATTGCCGGAGATTGTGAACCAAGCTTTGGCGAAATTGCCGATTCCGAAGCGCATGCGCTGGGGCAGTTCCGATGTGGAATTCGTTCGTCCGGTGCACTGGGTGATGATGTTGCTGGATGGCGCGGTGGTGCCGGCCACGGTGTTGGGGCACGAAACCTCGAACGTGACGCACGGTCATCGTTTTCATGCGCCGCAAGCGATTGAAATCGCCAGGCCTGGTGATTATTTGACTGTGCTGCGTGAACAAGGCTATGTCGAGGCCGATTTCGACGCGCGCCAGGAGCGCATTCGTCAACAAGTCATCGCTGCGGCCGAGTCGGTCAATGGCGTAGCGGAAATTGATGAAAGCCTGTTGGAAGAAGTCGCGGCCCTGAATGAATGGCCGACCGCGGTGGTGGGCGACTTTGACGAAAGTTTCCTGAATGTACCGTCGGAAGCCTTGATCTCGGCGATGAAAGGGCACCAGAAATATTTCCATATTCTCGATGCAAACGGTCGTTTGATGGCGAAATTCATTACCTTGTCGAACATCGAAAGTTCCAATCCGGAGTCGGTGAAAAAAGGGAATGAGCGGGTGATTCGTCCGCGTTTGTCGGACGCCAAATTCTTCTGGGATCAAGACCGCAAGCAGCCGTTGGACGACTTCCTGCCGCGTTTGAAAACCGTGGTGTTCCAGCAAAAACTGGGCACCTTGTACGACAAGGTCGAGCGTTTGGAAACGCTGGCGGTGAAAATCGGCAAGCCGTTGGGTGAGGCGTCTCAGATTCTGGAACGCGCGGCGCGTTTGTCGAAATGCGACTTGATGAGCGAAATGGTGGGCGAATTCCCGGACTTGCAAGGGGTGATGGGGCGTTATTACGCTCAGGCGCAAAACGAAAACGCTTTGGTTTCGGAAGCGATTGATGGCCAGTATCAGCCGCGCTTTGCCGGGGATGCTTTGCCGGCATCGACGGTGTCTCAAGCCTTGGCGATTGCTGATAAGCTGGATACGATTACCGGTATTTACGGCATCGGTCAGGTGCCGACCGGGGATAAGGACCCGTTCGCTTTGCGTCGTTCCGCTTTAGGCTTGATGCGCATCATTATCGAAAAAGAGCTCGATTTGGATTTGCGTTTGTTGATTCAATTCAGCTTGGATTTGCATTCCGAAATTACCGCTTCCGAGACATTGGTGGATGAAATTTACGATTTCATCGTCAGCCGTTTGAAAGCCTATTACGCGGCCAAAGGTGTGTCCGCTGAACAATTTGAAGCGGTCCGTGTTTGTGCGCCGGCCCATCCGTTGGATTTCGGCAAGCGTATTGATGCGGTCTGTCAGTTCAGCGATATGGAAGGTGCGGAGAGTTTGAGTGCGGCCAACAAACGTATCGCCAACATTCTCAAAAAATACGACGGCGATTTGCCGGAGGAAGTCGATACCACGCTGTTTGAAGAAGCGGCTGAAAAGGCGTTGTTCGAGGCGTTGGATGCGTTGCGTGAAACCGTCAGCAGTCAGATTGCCGGGCGCGATTATGCGGCGGCCATGGCCTTGCTAGCGACCATTCGTCAACCGGTGGACGCTTTCTTCGATCAGGTCATGGTGATGGCCGATTCAGAGGCCGTTAAACAAAACCGTTTGGCGCTGTTGAATCAAATTTATCAACTGTTTTTGCAGGTGGCGGATATCTCGCGTCTGTAA
- the gmhB gene encoding D-glycero-beta-D-manno-heptose 1,7-bisphosphate 7-phosphatase, translating to MKLIVLDRDGVVNEDSDAYIKHPDEWHPVPGSLEAIAKLKQAGWTVAVATNQSGVRRGYYSRETLHAMHMKFVALLAEQGAEVDWISYSPYVAEDDSPCRKPGTGMLQAIENRFGVSLAGQPMVGDTLADIAVAKAKGMTPYLVKTGKGPRTLATQDPLLSGVPVYDNLLTVVEVLL from the coding sequence ATGAAATTGATTGTATTGGATCGCGATGGCGTGGTGAACGAGGATTCGGATGCCTACATCAAACATCCGGATGAATGGCATCCGGTGCCAGGCAGCTTGGAAGCCATTGCAAAACTGAAGCAAGCGGGCTGGACGGTGGCGGTGGCCACCAATCAGTCCGGGGTTCGGCGCGGTTATTATTCACGCGAGACGCTTCACGCCATGCATATGAAATTTGTGGCGTTGCTGGCGGAGCAGGGCGCGGAAGTGGACTGGATCAGCTATTCGCCTTATGTCGCGGAAGACGACTCGCCGTGCCGTAAACCGGGAACGGGCATGTTGCAGGCCATTGAAAACCGTTTTGGCGTGTCCTTGGCGGGGCAACCGATGGTAGGCGATACCTTGGCAGATATTGCCGTGGCGAAGGCCAAAGGCATGACGCCCTATCTGGTGAAAACCGGAAAAGGCCCACGAACCTTGGCGACACAAGACCCTTTGTTGTCGGGTGTTCCGGTTTACGACAATTTATTGACGGTGGTGGAGGTTTTGCTATGA
- a CDS encoding lysophospholipid acyltransferase family protein encodes MSALKKGFYGFRSILFAIGQVVSVILFSVVGQLLRPFSNRARYQFIHYWARFCIWWLKVTCGVAYRLHGREHLDFSKTGLVLARHESTWETLAFQEIFPRQTFVLKKELLRIPFFGWGLALLDPISIDRNAGRQAIKQVVSDGVARLHNDVWVVIFPEGTRMTSGQPGKIKPGGALLAQKADAPVYLVAHNAGRFWPKNSFVKYPGIVDIHISPPLETADLTVAEINQKIEEWFLAHSDIQHDNSTDKKSDKSEVR; translated from the coding sequence ATGAGCGCGCTGAAAAAGGGATTCTACGGATTTCGTTCGATTTTGTTCGCAATCGGGCAAGTGGTGTCGGTCATCCTGTTTTCAGTAGTGGGCCAGCTGTTGCGGCCCTTCTCGAACCGCGCCCGTTACCAGTTTATCCACTACTGGGCTCGATTCTGTATTTGGTGGTTGAAGGTGACTTGTGGTGTCGCCTATCGACTGCACGGTCGCGAGCATCTGGACTTCTCAAAAACTGGTTTGGTTCTTGCTAGACATGAGTCGACATGGGAAACCTTGGCTTTTCAGGAAATTTTCCCACGACAAACATTCGTATTGAAAAAAGAACTGTTACGGATTCCGTTCTTTGGGTGGGGACTGGCTTTGCTGGACCCGATTTCGATTGACCGGAATGCCGGAAGACAGGCGATCAAACAAGTGGTGAGCGATGGTGTGGCGCGCCTCCACAATGATGTTTGGGTGGTGATTTTTCCGGAAGGGACCCGTATGACATCCGGCCAGCCCGGCAAGATCAAGCCGGGCGGCGCTTTATTGGCGCAGAAGGCCGATGCGCCAGTGTATTTGGTGGCGCATAATGCGGGGCGCTTTTGGCCCAAAAACAGCTTTGTCAAATATCCCGGTATTGTGGATATTCATATCAGCCCGCCGTTGGAGACTGCAGATCTGACGGTGGCCGAAATCAACCAGAAAATAGAGGAATGGTTTTTAGCGCACTCTGACATTCAGCACGACAACTCAACCGATAAGAAGAGTGATAAGAGTGAGGTGCGCTGA
- a CDS encoding motility protein A has protein sequence MSKLATFIGVFFGSLIVLLSMVDFEKGQLLSAFFNFQGLLVVLGGTFAATLINYPLSQMGCFFRGIGKVFASEPESENEAIEQIVYLSHIAQSKGVLALEKEIELISDSFLRFALSEMMVYRDKEHLATSLENHLNAMRLRHLNCQDVFNNMASYAPAFGMMGTVMGLIMMMTSQVGGDAGTYTPGQSDDMLNNLLQGMGLALVTTFYGVLFANFVFIPIAGKLKVLSDAEALKNEILMYGVLGLKNEQPPLLLRESLTAFVNEKNKERLELTLR, from the coding sequence ATGAGTAAACTGGCAACCTTTATTGGCGTCTTTTTCGGAAGTCTGATCGTACTTCTGAGCATGGTCGATTTTGAAAAAGGCCAGTTGCTGTCTGCTTTCTTCAATTTCCAAGGGTTGTTGGTCGTTCTGGGCGGCACCTTTGCTGCTACGCTCATAAACTATCCCCTCTCTCAAATGGGCTGCTTCTTCCGAGGTATCGGCAAGGTGTTCGCATCCGAACCGGAGTCGGAAAACGAAGCCATCGAACAAATCGTTTACCTCAGTCACATTGCGCAAAGCAAAGGCGTGTTGGCGCTGGAAAAGGAAATTGAATTGATCTCGGATTCGTTTCTGCGTTTTGCGCTGTCGGAAATGATGGTCTATCGGGATAAAGAACACCTCGCCACCAGTTTGGAAAACCATTTGAACGCCATGCGACTGCGACACCTCAATTGTCAGGATGTGTTCAACAATATGGCGTCTTACGCGCCCGCCTTCGGGATGATGGGAACGGTGATGGGGCTGATTATGATGATGACCTCGCAAGTGGGCGGCGATGCCGGCACCTATACGCCCGGGCAGTCGGACGACATGTTGAATAACTTGTTGCAAGGCATGGGCTTGGCGCTGGTGACAACCTTCTACGGTGTCTTGTTCGCCAATTTTGTGTTTATTCCGATTGCCGGTAAGCTGAAGGTGTTGTCAGACGCGGAAGCACTGAAAAACGAAATTCTGATGTACGGTGTGTTGGGGTTGAAAAACGAACAGCCACCGCTGCTGTTACGTGAAAGTCTGACCGCGTTCGTGAATGAGAAAAACAAAGAGCGGTTGGAATTGACGCTCAGGTAA
- a CDS encoding OmpA/MotB family protein: MKSEAIVQAEEVRATQRMKRNQAWQIVFIALFTSLLAFFVLIITMVELEGSKPKRDYQRLVNNLYQDSVHLKKQLGLEWLHVENTLSKGVRFTLDESDLAKQDLFAPARARVNPRYLPYINRFVLFLDELDLPTYGQRHQKLVNSILRPDEKFQVTIRVEGHTDASPLAKTALYRSNFELSTFRAYAIMSLLKLYTGLPDHFFAIAGYGSFRPVTNNPLEPANRRVEIYLVPQLVPVEEGP; this comes from the coding sequence ATGAAATCGGAAGCCATCGTTCAAGCGGAGGAAGTGCGCGCGACTCAGCGTATGAAACGCAACCAGGCCTGGCAGATTGTGTTCATCGCTCTGTTTACCTCTCTGCTGGCGTTTTTTGTGTTGATTATTACCATGGTGGAATTGGAAGGTTCCAAGCCCAAACGTGATTATCAACGCCTGGTCAATAATCTCTATCAGGATTCCGTGCATTTGAAAAAACAATTGGGTCTGGAATGGCTGCACGTTGAAAACACCCTATCGAAAGGGGTTCGCTTTACCCTGGACGAATCGGATTTGGCCAAGCAAGACCTGTTCGCGCCCGCACGGGCCAGAGTGAATCCGCGTTACCTCCCTTACATTAATCGTTTTGTGTTGTTTTTGGATGAGTTGGATTTACCCACCTATGGGCAACGTCATCAAAAACTGGTCAATAGTATTTTACGACCGGATGAAAAATTCCAAGTCACTATTCGAGTAGAGGGGCATACCGATGCCAGCCCCTTGGCGAAAACTGCTTTGTATCGCAGTAACTTTGAGCTGAGCACGTTTCGGGCCTATGCCATTATGAGTTTGTTGAAGCTGTATACCGGCCTGCCCGACCATTTTTTCGCCATCGCCGGTTACGGCAGTTTTCGGCCAGTGACGAACAACCCGTTGGAGCCGGCAAACCGGCGGGTGGAAATCTATCTGGTGCCGCAATTGGTTCCGGTTGAGGAGGGACCATGA
- a CDS encoding OmpA/MotB family protein — MSAQALKARSSWLFSFGDVITLLITFFIMMIVLNKGEITRVQKWTEMQLDLAYADLKEQMAGAQGITLARKTNGILINIDQNGAYVKGGFEPSESLKDELTRLGQALGGLPLFKLSLADMPKKVVEYAEADHMKWRAEISVEGHSDNDKIDPNSALRNNWFLSTMRAQNVMRLLYENSDLSPRLFGIAGYGEFRPIASNDTPAGKAMNRRVQILVAANFEKDDWTDE; from the coding sequence ATGAGTGCGCAGGCGTTGAAAGCTCGCAGCTCCTGGCTGTTTTCGTTCGGGGATGTGATTACCTTGTTAATCACCTTCTTCATTATGATGATTGTCCTGAATAAAGGCGAAATCACGCGGGTGCAAAAATGGACCGAGATGCAGTTGGATTTGGCTTATGCCGACTTGAAGGAACAGATGGCCGGTGCACAAGGCATTACCCTAGCGCGTAAAACCAACGGCATCTTGATCAATATCGATCAGAACGGCGCTTATGTGAAAGGTGGTTTTGAGCCTTCCGAGTCTTTGAAAGATGAACTGACCCGTTTAGGCCAGGCGTTGGGCGGTTTGCCGCTTTTTAAACTCAGTCTCGCGGATATGCCGAAAAAGGTGGTGGAGTACGCCGAGGCGGATCACATGAAATGGCGGGCCGAAATTTCAGTGGAAGGGCATTCCGATAACGATAAGATCGATCCAAATTCGGCCTTGCGCAATAATTGGTTTTTGAGCACCATGCGGGCGCAGAATGTGATGCGTTTGCTGTACGAAAACAGTGATTTGTCACCGAGGTTGTTCGGCATCGCCGGTTATGGAGAGTTTCGCCCGATTGCTTCCAATGACACGCCGGCAGGCAAGGCCATGAATCGTCGAGTACAGATTTTGGTGGCCGCCAATTTTGAAAAGGATGATTGGACGGACGAATGA
- the ung gene encoding uracil-DNA glycosylase, with protein sequence MPQQNIQLDPSWLAVVGQEFDQPYMQELKAFLTAEKAQGKRILPKGSQWFNALNSTPFDKVKVVILGQDPYPTIGHAHGLSFSVLPDVQPLPKSLLNINKELQDDLNVDNQHCGYLQPWADQGVLLLNAVLTVEAGQPNAHQNRGWEQFTDAIIHALATQREHLVFILWGAYAQKKGRFIDPQRHLILKSPHPSPLSAYRGFFGSRPFSRANHYLTQHRQAPIDWQLPPKA encoded by the coding sequence ATGCCGCAGCAGAACATCCAACTCGACCCATCTTGGCTGGCCGTGGTCGGTCAGGAATTCGACCAACCCTATATGCAAGAGTTAAAGGCGTTTTTGACCGCCGAAAAAGCCCAAGGAAAACGCATTCTTCCAAAAGGCAGTCAGTGGTTCAACGCCTTGAACAGCACGCCGTTTGACAAAGTCAAAGTCGTGATTCTCGGACAAGACCCTTACCCGACCATCGGCCACGCCCACGGTTTAAGTTTTTCGGTCTTGCCAGACGTCCAGCCCTTGCCAAAATCGCTGCTGAACATTAATAAAGAGTTGCAAGACGACCTCAATGTCGACAACCAGCATTGCGGCTATTTACAACCCTGGGCCGACCAGGGCGTCTTATTGCTGAATGCCGTCCTCACCGTGGAAGCCGGCCAACCCAATGCTCACCAAAATCGCGGCTGGGAGCAGTTTACCGATGCCATCATTCATGCTCTGGCGACGCAACGCGAACATTTGGTGTTTATCTTGTGGGGCGCTTACGCGCAAAAGAAAGGACGCTTCATCGACCCACAACGCCATTTGATTTTAAAAAGCCCGCATCCGTCACCTTTGTCGGCGTATCGCGGCTTTTTCGGCAGTCGGCCTTTTTCCCGTGCCAACCACTATTTAACGCAACACCGGCAAGCCCCGATTGATTGGCAACTGCCACCAAAGGCATAA
- the pdxH gene encoding pyridoxamine 5'-phosphate oxidase, with protein sequence MPNRDYHDERRQYEFATLNHADLHLDPFQQFSEWMDFAYERMAQDPTAMSLSTVDKTGQPHSRIVLLKAFGKDGLVFYTHYESDKGQQIADNPKGALLFFWPELDRQVRIEGCMEKIPREASEAYFKSRPRDSQLAALISQQSTEVPGRKTLEQNMEIAAEEHLGEIPCPEHWGGYRLTPTYFEFWQGRPSRLHDRFRFAHSDENDQAWHIARLSP encoded by the coding sequence ATGCCCAATCGAGACTATCACGACGAACGCCGTCAATATGAGTTTGCCACACTCAACCACGCCGATTTGCATCTCGACCCTTTCCAACAGTTTTCCGAGTGGATGGATTTCGCCTACGAACGCATGGCGCAAGACCCCACCGCCATGAGCCTGTCTACAGTGGATAAAACCGGCCAGCCGCATAGCCGCATCGTACTATTGAAAGCCTTTGGGAAAGACGGTTTGGTTTTTTACACTCATTATGAAAGCGACAAAGGCCAGCAAATCGCCGACAATCCGAAAGGCGCGCTGTTGTTTTTCTGGCCGGAACTCGATCGCCAGGTACGCATTGAAGGCTGCATGGAAAAAATTCCCCGTGAGGCGTCGGAAGCCTATTTCAAATCCCGCCCGCGAGACAGTCAACTGGCCGCGCTGATTTCGCAGCAGAGTACCGAAGTGCCGGGCCGCAAAACGTTGGAACAGAACATGGAAATCGCGGCCGAAGAACATTTAGGCGAAATTCCCTGCCCCGAGCACTGGGGCGGCTATCGTCTGACACCGACCTATTTCGAATTCTGGCAAGGCCGCCCAAGCCGTTTGCATGACCGTTTTCGTTTCGCGCACTCCGACGAAAACGACCAGGCCTGGCACATTGCCCGCTTATCACCTTAG